TGATGATCCTTTATGTCCCTGACACTCTAAATCGTTATGCAGCAGCAGTCTTTTGACCTCCGCTGGCTTAATAAACATTTTCCAAACGTGAAGATTAGGAGGCATAAATGCCCATCGTTTCCACTCCTGCCAAATTTTGATGGCCACCAGCTTACTGATAAACGTGCGGTTTAATGTATCATAGAAGAAAACGCCATCTGGTTTCAACACTCTTGAAATTTCTGCAATTACTTTTGGCAGGTCCTGTACATGTTCTAACACATCGCAGCAAAACACGCAATCAAAACTATCGTCCGCATAGGGGAGTTGCTCGCCTATCCCCGACTCATAGCGAATGTCCAGTCCATTGGCTTCGGCATGCCCTGCTGCTGTGCGTAATGATTCTTCCGATGGATCGATACCTGTGGTAACAAAGCCCATTTTCCGGATCTCTTCCGTTAGAATACCCCCGCCGCAACCCACTTCAAGTGCTGATTTTCCATTGGGATCTATCTCAAGCTGTTTAATGATATTCGTTGAATAACCTACACGCCAGGGATTGATTGAGGTTTTCAACAAATGCAAAACGGTATCCTCTTTCCACCAAATATCACCTTGTGCATTGTATAGGTTGTTGTCTATCCTTTTATAGACCTTTTCGCTTACCTTTTCCATGTATATGTGTTTAGTGTTTTAGCTTGTTTGTTATAGCTATCAACAGGTAGAAGGCCAGCCAGAAAGTTTACGTGGGAAGGGGAATCGAGAGAGTAACTCCTATAAAGGTAGTTAGAAAGACCATTGGTAGTAAGATTTTAAATAAGTGGAGTCCAGCTTGAAGAGCTAAGCAGTAAGGCCTCCATTTAGATCAAAAGCGTATACGCGAAGCCATTCTTTAGAACATTATGCCTTCCCGATCCTCACTGTGTTTCCTAAGCTTGGCTTGGTGTGTTTGCTGGGACCGAAAAAAAGCGCCGCAGTAAGAACAGCGGCGCGTGTAGGTAATAGTTAAAAATAAGAATCATCGTTTATTGCGTAGTAGCCACCCGCTTAAAGCTCAACGTCTTTCCATTGTTTGAAAGATTGACACCTGAAACATTTTCATTTTCGTCTTTTACAAATTCTACGTCACCATCCATACCCTTGATGAAAAAGCGGGTTTCGGCTTCAGCCAGCATTTCAAAATAGGATTGGTTACCCAGCTT
This genomic interval from Flavisolibacter tropicus contains the following:
- the ubiG gene encoding bifunctional 2-polyprenyl-6-hydroxyphenol methylase/3-demethylubiquinol 3-O-methyltransferase UbiG — encoded protein: MEKVSEKVYKRIDNNLYNAQGDIWWKEDTVLHLLKTSINPWRVGYSTNIIKQLEIDPNGKSALEVGCGGGILTEEIRKMGFVTTGIDPSEESLRTAAGHAEANGLDIRYESGIGEQLPYADDSFDCVFCCDVLEHVQDLPKVIAEISRVLKPDGVFFYDTLNRTFISKLVAIKIWQEWKRWAFMPPNLHVWKMFIKPAEVKRLLLHNDLECQGHKGSSPNISIPTMLGYLRKRAKGEWSFADLGSKFWLVESNDMNILYAGYAIKKLRPESCY